The sequence below is a genomic window from Bacteroidota bacterium.
AAAGAAATAACTATTAATAGCAATATTGAAGTACTTGATTATAACTTAATATCAATGAACGGAAAAAGACTTAAAGCCCAAATTAACAAAATAAATACTCACAAATACTCAATTAATCAAAACCTACCAACCGGAGTATATATCATTCAGTTCTTTAGTGAAAATAAAATTTTAACAGAAAAAATATTTATTCATTAAAGGAACGATTAAATATGGGATAATCCTGCATCCTGTTTCCTGTTTTCTGGACATCCTGATGGATTTAGACAAATGTCCATTTGTCTCTACGTTCTTACATTATGCACCTGCATCTTGTATCCTGCATCTTGCATCCTGCATCTTGCATCCTGCATCTTGCATCCTGCATCTTGCATCCTGCATCTTGCATCCTGCATCCTGCATCTTGCATCCTGCATCTTGCATTTAATTTAAAAAATCATCTTACTAATTCTCTTTTCTAAAAATTTACTGATATTTGCGGCAAAAAAATTTCAATGGTGAAATACAGAGAATACAAGAATTACGATCATTTGATAAACGAAAAAGAAGTAACTGAATTTTGGAACAATGAAAATATTTTTGAAAAAAGTATTAGTTCCAGAGAAGGTAATAAAGAATTTGTTTTTTATGAAGGACCTCCATCAGCTAACGGACTTCCTGGTATTCATCATGTTATTTCTAGAACAATAAAAGATATTTTTTGCAGATATAAAACCTTAAAAGGACATCAGGTAAAAAGAAAAGCAGGATGGGACACTCACGGGCTACCTGTTGAAATAAGTGTAGAAAAAAATCTCGGTATTACAAAAGAAGACATCGGCAAATCAATTTCTGTTGAAGATTATAATAATGCTTGTAGAAATGATGTTTTAAAATACAAAGAAGAATGGAATAAAATTACCCAAAGCATGGGCTATTGGCTTAATTTGGATGACGCTTACATCACTTTCAAAAACAAATATATTGAAACTGTTTGGTGGTTATTAAAAAAACTTTTTGATAAAGGATTGTTGTACAAAGGATACACAATTCAGCCCTACTCACCGGCAGCAGGAA
It includes:
- a CDS encoding T9SS type A sorting domain-containing protein; the protein is KEITINSNIEVLDYNLISMNGKRLKAQINKINTHKYSINQNLPTGVYIIQFFSENKILTEKIFIH
- a CDS encoding phosphotransferase, which codes for MQDAGCKMQDAGCKMQDARCRMQDAGCKMQDARCRIQDAGA